Below is a window of Salvelinus alpinus chromosome 5, SLU_Salpinus.1, whole genome shotgun sequence DNA.
attattcCAACAGGGGACCAGAGTGACACTCACTTGGGGTAGGTTTGGCCTTGGGAGGTCTTCCACGTTTCCTCTTGGCTGGCGGGCCAACAGGGGCAGGGACAGGGACAACCGGTGGTTCCTGCTCCACCTCAATCTCAGCTAgcagctcctcctcttcctcaatgtCATCCAACTCAGGCTCTGTGGAAGAGAGGAACAAGACCTGATTTTAGCGATGTACTCTTAAGATGCATAGTAAACAATATTACATTATATTGTTGCATTGTATGTATAAGAACAATAAAGTGAACTGTGACTTGGTCGTACCGGTGTCGTCATCGTCGTCATCCCGTCTGGAGCGCATCTTCCTCTTCCTGCCGCGGCGGCCTTTCTTGGGCGGGGTTCCGTTCTCATCGCCGGTGTTCTCTCCGTTACAGTTCTCTGCGTGACGCAGCATGGTGTTCTGAGGAGCAATGagtcatatacagtgccttcagaaaacaGTGAGATAGTCAATGGGCTGGACGATTCTCTtcatcactcatcttgaaaaGATGTACTAAAAACATGCAAATAAACCATTAACATAATGAAAAAATCGAATTTGTACAATTTAAGGCCATGTGGCAAATGCAGGTACTAgagcatgtgggtctgggcagatgaGATGTAGTTGTTGTTCGTATGTGTATGTTTAACTggtttaaaaagaataatggaaAATGGAAGAAATCAAAAAATGTAAACAGTTATTCATATCCATTGACTtattccactgtgttgtgttacagccctgaattcaaaatggattaaatagattctctctcacccatttaaacacaatacgccataatgacaaagtgaaaacatgtttagaaatgtgtgcacatttgaagataaatacagaaatctaatttacatacagtggggcaaaaaagtatttagtcagccaccaattgtgcaagttctcccacgtaaaaagatgagaggcctgtaattttcatcataggtacacttcaactatgacagacaaaatgagaagaaaaaaaatccagaaaatgacattgtaggatttttaatgaatttatttgcaaatgatggtggaaaatacgtttatttttttattttattttaaattgtcTGATAAACAATTTAACTATTTGGTCTGAATGCAAAGCACTATGtttggagaaaaccaggcacagctcatcaccccttcaacaccatccctaccgtgaagcatggatgtggcagcatcatgctatggggatgtttttcagtggtagggactgggagactggtaaggatagagggaacaatgaatggaggcaaatacaggcaaatcattgatgagaacctgcttcagagtgcaaaatGACCTCAGAGACTGGGGTGAAGAGTTACGTTCCAAGCGAAAAATgaccaagcatacagccaaaggaacgctggaatggcttcagaacaagaatgtgagagtccttgagtggcccagtgaAAGCCCAGAAACGAATCCCATTGAAAACtggtggaaagacttgaagattgctgttcaccgcgcTCCCCATCTAACGTAAAGAGTGACTGCCATTAAAAAGCAATGATTCCCTTTGAAAAACGACATGTGGCCCCGATGAGTCAGAAACTAGTGTCAAAATTATTACAAGTGTAAACATGATAATTTGGGACTAAGTCAGTCGTCTAAAACATTCATGCATCACAACGGGTAATTTAAGATTGTTTTGATTTGACAATGTTGATTTGCCCACTAACATGGGATGAACAGCTGCGGTGATTGCGCTCAACCAATAGCATAGACAGTGCGACAGACCTGCTCAACAGCTCCGAATGTTCACATAAAACACCCTGCAAAAAAAAATTTTGCTTGAGAAATACTGCGCCTAACACCTTAGTTAGAAACAAAATTATGTAACTAAAACATCCTTGACAAAAACGTACAAATGATTTACAGATTTATTGAGTTATGTTAGATGTATTCAGTGACTCATGGTGGACAATCATTAACCAAATGCAGAATTAGTCAGAAAAGACTGAAATCTCGTTTTAAATAAGCAACAGAAAAAACACCTGCCAATTGGCGTGTTCAGTGGCtctttaacagagcttgagaaaatctggaAGAAATGGGAGAACATTCCAAATCTAGAAGGtgatacccaagacgactcataAAGCTGCAAttactgcaaaaggtgcttctacaaagtattgactcagaggtgtaAATACTTAcggaaattagatatttctgtatttaatttacaatacatttggaaaaatttctaaaaacatgttttcactttgtgattatgggtattgtgtatagatggtgAGAGGAAAacatattttgaattcaggctgtaaaactaAATGtggaagtcaaggggtatgaatactttctgaaggcactaagaCCACAACACACTGTGGAGCAACTAGGCTTCAATCCTCCCCAACCTGGTGGGAGGGTGTGTTTTTTGAGTGTCCTGTATCCTGCTCGGAGGATATGCGTTTGGATGTGAATGAGTCCTTTAGCCTGCAGTGTGGATGTGTGTTGTCCCCTTACCCTGCGAGTAAAGGTCTTGCCACACTTGCTGCAGACGAAGGCAGTGGGGATGAAGTTGGGGTCATGGTAACGTTTGAAATGCATGTCCAGCAGCTGCTTCTGCCGGAAAGTTCTCTCACATTGGCTGCAGGCGtacggcttctcccctgtgtgtgtgcgtctgtgcatTATCATGTGACGCTcctaggggtcagaggttaaacATAGGACAGTCAGTGAACACACCGAGGTCTAGAACAGTCTCTGGCTGATTCCAAACATATCCATGGGAGGCATCTCAATTGTCTAAAGTGgcctcttctcctcatctctgaGATTGATGATGGTGGACATCAACCATTTCAAATCAGGGAAGATTGTGAGGAAACAAGTAGAGAAGGTCTCTTTCACGTACCTGTCTGCAGCAATAGTCACACTGGTCGCACTTGAAGCGCTTCTCGTTCTTGTGGGATTTCTGGTGCTGGATGAGTGCGTAACGCTCGTGGAACATAGCGTCACAGTAACGACACTTCCTGCCCATCTCCATGAACGAATGCTGCTTCCGCAAGTGCACACCTGAGAGTGAAAAAGGAAGGAAGGGACAATCCAAATGTAACGAACACGAAGACCGTATTTCAGCAGAGGAGATATGATTGTGCACAAGCGAGTCGCTTACCCAGGTCGCTCTTGCGGGCGATGACTGTGTCACAGTGGGGGCAGTGGAATTTGGCCACATTCTCTGTGTGCTTCTGCAGAATGTGCATCTTCATGGTGCCGCTCTGCGTGAAACGAGCATGGCAGATGTAGCACTCATATGGCTTCTCACCTGCCAGAGAGGGACGCTTTATTAGGTTCTATGTGAGGCagataggtgtgtgtgtatatataaacttagcaaaaaaagaaaatgtcctctcactgtcaactgcgtttattttcagcaaacttaacatgtgtaaatatttgtagctcccacaggtcccagacgtgctcaatgggattgagatccgggctcttcactggccgtggcagaacactgacattcctgtcttgcaggaaatcacgcacagaacgagcagtatggctggtggcattgtcatgctggaggctcatgtcaggatgagcctgcaggaagggtaccacatgagggaggaggatgtcttccctgtaacgcacagcattgagattgcctgcaatgacaacaagctcagtccgatgatgctgtaacacaccaccccagaccatgacggaccctccacctccaaatcgatcccgctccagagtacagccCTCGGTGTaaggctcattccttcgacgatagctaaacttggattagctaacacaacgtgccattggaacacaggagtggaggttgctgataatgggtctctgtacgcctatgtagatattccataaaataatctgccgtttccagctacaatagtcacttacaacattattaacaatgtctaaaaaaaaaaagaaggaaaaaaaataaaaaaaagaagaaaaaaaataaatataaaaataaaagaaaaaaaaaaagaaaaaagaaaaagaaaaaaaataacaatgtctacattgtatttctgatcaatgtgatgttattttaatggacaaaaaaatagcttctttcaaaaacaaggacatttcttagtgacccaaaacttttgaacggtagtgtgtgaaaataaataaataatatatatatatacactgctcaaaaaaataaagggaacacttaaacaacacaatgtaactccaagtcaatcacacttctgtgaaatcaaactgtccacttaggaagcaacactgattgacaataaatttcacatgctgttgtgcaaatggaatagacaaaaggtggaaattataggcaattagcaagacacccccaataaaggagtggttctgcaggtggtgaccacagaccacttctcagttcctatgcttcctggctgatgttttggtcacttttgaatgctggcggtgctttcactctagtggtagcatgagacggagtctacaacccacacaagtggctcaggtagtgcagctcatccaggatggcacatcaatgcgagctgtggcaagaaggtttgctgtgtctgtcagcgtagtgtccagagcatggacacggatggtctcctgagggagaccatccgccacctcatcaggagcatgcccaggcgttgtagggaggtcatacaggcacgtggaggccacacacactactgagcctcattttgacttgttttaaggacattacatcaaagttggatcagcctgtagtgtggttttccactttaattttgagtgtgactccaaatccagacctccatgggttgataaatttgatttacattgatcatttttgtgtgattttgttgtcagcacattcaactatgtaaagaaaaaagtatttaataagaatatttcattcattcagatctaggatgtgttattttagtgttccctttatttttttgagcagtatatatatatatatatatatacacatacacacacacacacaaaagtatgtggtcaccccttcaaattagcggattgggctatttaagccacactcgttgctgacaggtgtataaaacacagccatgcaatctccatagacaaacactggcagtagaatggccttactgaagagctcagtgactttcaatgtggcaccgtcattttatttatttaacaacaaattcttatttacaatgacggcctaccacggcTAAACCTGAATGACActaggtcaattgtgcgccgccctacatagactcccaatcacggccgggtgtgatgcagcctggattcgaaccagggactgatgTGACGCctcctgcactgagatgcagtgccttagaccgctgcgctacttggaagtttgtcaaatttctgctctgctagagctgccccggtcaactataagtactgttattgtgcattggaaacgtctaggagcaacaacggctcagccgcgaagtagtaggctacacaagctcacagaatggaacCGCAAAAAATtaatctgtcctcagttgcaacacttactaccgagttccaaactgcctccggaagcaacgtcagcacaataactgttcgtcgggagcttcatgaaatgggtttccatggccgatcaacagcacacaagcctaagatcaccatgcacaattccaagtatcggctggagtggtgtaaagcctgCTGCCATTTGACTCCGGAGCAGTGAAAacgcgttttctggagtgatgaaccacgcttcaccatctggcagtccgtcgGACGAAtccgggtttggcggatgccaggaaaacactacctgcccctatgcatagtgccaattgtaaagtttggtggaggaggaataatggtctgggactggtTTCCATAGTTAGGGCTAGggcccagtgaagggaaatcttaacgctacagcatacaatgacagtctagacgattctgtgattccaactttgtggcaacagtttggggaaggccctttcctgtttcagcatgacaatgccccaacatcagtgcccaacctcacgaaTGCGcttgtggaaagcctttccagaagagtggaggctattatagcagcaaaggggggaccaactccatattaatgcccatgattttggaatgacatgTTCGACGAGctggtgtccatatacttttggtcaagtAGTGTAGCATCGATCAACAGAACTAAAATCAGGAATACTTGGGTGTAAGGCCGAGAGATTGGGGTATGTGTTACCTGAGTGTGTCCTCATGTGTCTCTTCAGTTTGTAGGTGTCTCGGCTGGCGTAGCTGCACAGACTGCACTGGAAGGGCCTCTCGCCTGTATGGGAGCGGATGTGTCTCTTCAGCTTACTCACctggggcaaagagagagagaaacatttaaACAACATTCCAGAAACATTTCAGTTCTACATTGCTATCTAGCTGTGAACTAATTTGCATGTATAAATAGATCAGAGGTGCATACTTACCTCCACACTAGCGTAGTCACACATGGAGCACTTGAAGGGTTTCTCGAATGTGTGTTTGTAGCGACGATGACGCACCAGCTCTCCACTGGTCACAAATGCCATGTCACAATCTTGGCATTTATGAGGACGAGTGCCTAAAACGGAGAGGGCAGGGGCAATAATTAACATAAGTAGCACTCACCCTATCCATTCAATAAGGATAAATACAGtttaagaagtttacatacaccttagccaaatacatttaaactcagtttttcacaattcctgacatttaatcctagtaaaaattcccgtTCTTAGGTCAGTAAAGATCACcactatttgaagaatgtgacatttcgggtagccttccacaagcttcctacaataagttgggtgaattttgcctcattcctgctgacagagctggtgtaactgagtcaggtttgtaggcctccttgctcgcacacgctttttcagttctgcccacaaattttctataggattgaggtcagggctttgtaatggccactccaataccttgactttgttgtccttaagccattttaccacaactttggaagtatgcttgtggtcattgtccatttggaagacccatttgtgaccaagctttaacttcctgaatgatgtcttgagacgttgcttcaatatatccacataatttttccttcctcatgaagccagctattttgtgaggtgcaccagtccttcctgcagcaaagcacccccacaacatgatgctgccacacccgtgcttcacggttgggatggtgttcttcggcttgcaagcatcctccCTTctgcctccaaacataacgatggtcattatggccaaacagttctatttttgttccatcagaccagaggacatttctccaaaaagtacaatctttgtccccatgtgcagttgcaaaccgtagtctggcttttttatggcggttttggagcagtggcttcttccttgctgagcagcctttcaggttatgttgatataggactcgttttactgtggatatagatacttctgtacccgtttcctccagcatcttcacagggtcatttgctgttgttctgggattgatttgcacttttcgcaccaaagtacattcatctctaggagatagaacgcgtctccttcctgagcggtatgacgactgcgtggtcccatggtgttaatacttgcgtactattgtttgtacagatgaatgtggtaccttctgGAGTTTGGAAATAGCTGaaaaggataaaccagacttgtggaggtctacaattctttttctgaggtcttggctgatttcttctgattttcccatgatgtcaagccaagaggcactgagtttgaaagtaggccttgaaataaatccacaggtacacccccaattgactcaaatggtgtcaattagccgatcaaaagcttctaaagccatgatataattttctggaattttccaagctgtttaaaggcacagtcaactttgtgtatgtaaacttctgatccactggaattgtgacagtgaattataagtgaaataacctgtctgtaaacaattgttggaaaaatgacttgcgtcatgcacaaagtagatgtcttaaccgacttgccaaaacaaccctttgttaacaagaaatttgtggagtggttgaaaaacgagttttaatgactccaaccatagagtatgtaaacttccgacttcaactgtacatagtaattttttttgtttttaacagCCTGTGACTGAACATGCGAGTCTGTagatacctgtgtgtgtgttgaggtggtTCCTCAGCAGTGTGACCGTTCTGAAGGCCCTCCCACACAGATGGCATTTGTGTGGCCTCTCATCTGTGTGGCTCTTCATGTGGCGGTCCAGGTTAGAGCGCCGGGGGCAGGTGTAGCTACACAGCTCACACTGGAACGTCTTCTTCACACCTGAGAGACAAAAGAGGTTATAAAACAttaaaaggtagactcagcgaaatgactttgccacgagcagcaccacagatattgagatgagtgaAATGCATGACGTCTTAAGTCGCGCTCACTGTGATACACAGTATCTGCACAGGGTTGCTTCACGCTGTTAAGAGCGTGGTAGCCACGGgaccaaaacagcacagaagttGCCTCAACGCTCatagttgttgcggaaattgacccacAATGCGTTCTACTTGCTGCATCTACGTCATCGCCGAGTCTCCCTTTAACACACACATATCTCCTCCTCACACCCCAAAAGAGAGGGGTTGCCATACCCCCACCTAGACACACAACTCTGACCTTTCTTTTTTATCTTAGTGGGTTTGGGCGGCTTCATGTTGCCCACAACCTTCTCAGCATTGACCTCAGAGAGCATCCCCTCCTGCTGCTCCTCCTCAAAGTCATACACAGACacgtccatgtctctctccccctccccgtaACGCAGGCGGCTCTTCTTGCCCTTCTTCACCTTGCGGAGGCCAGCAGTTGGTTGGTAATCTGGGTCTTTTGACCATGTCTGGTCCTCTACTTGGGGCTcagcttcctcctcctcctcctccccatggATCACCTGGAGCTCATCCTGGGCTGCCTGCAGTTCTTCCTGCTCAactgtctccacctctccattCGCCCCCACCTTCACCACCTTCACCAGACAAAAACAATTTGCCAGGAAggggttagagttgtattatagTCAGTGCATCTCACCAGATCCTTCAGGCCAAAGTGTGTATAGAAACATTAAGCAGGATATTAAAATGCTTGTTTAAAGTGTGTTTGTAGTTGAGTAGCGTCCGACCTGGAAGCCCTCGGGCAGAGGGAGGGTGTGGCAGATCACTGGCTCTGCCTCAGTATTGCCTGCTGAGGCGTCAACGAAGCTGGCATGGAGCTCTTCCACGGTGGCTGTAGTGACAGGGACCTGCACCAGCTGCAGCTGTCCAAGCCCCAGCGCTGCACTCGTCTGCTCCATGTTCCCCTCCATGTTCACCACCTAAAGTCAAGACACAGTCAGTTCACTGAATAATTTATGCCTACAAGTTTGGCTTACAAGGGATATCTTCCAAACCTCTCTCAACGTAAACTCACAAATCACACTAACCTGCAGGGTGATGATCTGTCCCTCGTCTCCCCCGGTGACCGTCACTGTGCCGCCCCCTTCAAGGACCTCAGTCTTCATCTGTAGCAGGGCAGGGTCAAGGGTCGAGTCCAGGGTGTCCATCACCATCATTTCAACATTCCCTGTCACCTCTTGGGGTGCCACACCCCCCTCCATCAGGGCAGCCTCTGCAGTCTGGAGCAGCTCTGCTCCCTCCCCACTGTCCTGGAGACCCTCGACCTGAGCGGTCTCAATGGAAACGACTTCACCCTCCATAGAAACGACCTGATAATACCAGAAGAATATTAAAATAAACAACCTTGAAGcatgatacactatatatacacaaaagtatgtggacaccccttcaaatgagtggatttggctatttcagccacacactttgctgacaggtgtataaaatcgagcgcacagccatgcaatctccacagacaaacattgtcagtagacaattctatgcttccaactttgtagcaacagtttggggaaggccctttcctgtttcagcgatacagaaatggtttgtcgtgattgttgtggaagaacttgactggcctgcacatggtcctgacctcaaccccatcaaacacctttgggatgaattggaaagccgactgcaagccaggcctaattgccgaACACCAGCTGATTATTTGATCTTTAATCCTACTTCTCTTGTCTACCAACAATTTGACAAAGTCCCAATAAAAAACACTCCCAAAATAAGCAGatcttttaaaatatatatataagaaaCTCACTGTATTTACCCTATTCACCCTCATGTGTCTTGCCCCGGTATTGCGGATGTTTTTGTAACATTACCGTGCAGGTTATAGAGGGAGCTCGAGCTCTCATGACAAGTTTTAAATCGAATGGCGGCTGTAGGCGGACCAGGCTGGCGCGATGGGACGTGGTGCCGATGATAGAAAACCAATGCCTAATCTAGCTTCTGAAGAAGAAATCTACTCTCCGTGCTCGCAGATTTATTTGGGCTACATATTAAGATATGACTCTACATTCCCTCATTCCGTGTTTACTCTCGGGAACCTTTGTGAAACGTTACCTAGTTACCGAGCCAACTTAACTAGAGCCCCAGTTTGAGAAGCCGTAAAATAGCTTGAATCCATAGAAAGTATTACACAATTAGTGTTGATATATTAGAACCAAAGGATTGTTGTAGAACATCGACTAAAATAACTAcccagatcaggtactatgtagtaAATCTGAAATACTACAGAAGATATTTATTGATTACATTTCCCCCCCCAAAGTGTAGCACCATGAGGGATTGGAAACATTAAGGATGTTATATTGATACAACGTACACATCGACACAAAGTTTAAACTCTAAATGTTAAGCTTTCGTTCTAGAACTCGGAGACGCAGGTTCTCT
It encodes the following:
- the LOC139576084 gene encoding transcriptional repressor CTCF-like translates to MEGEVVSIETAQVEGLQDSGEGAELLQTAEAALMEGGVAPQEVTGNVEMMVMDTLDSTLDPALLQMKTEVLEGGGTVTVTGGDEGQIITLQVVNMEGNMEQTSAALGLGQLQLVQVPVTTATVEELHASFVDASAGNTEAEPVICHTLPLPEGFQVVKVGANGEVETVEQEELQAAQDELQVIHGEEEEEEAEPQVEDQTWSKDPDYQPTAGLRKVKKGKKSRLRYGEGERDMDVSVYDFEEEQQEGMLSEVNAEKVVGNMKPPKPTKIKKKGVKKTFQCELCSYTCPRRSNLDRHMKSHTDERPHKCHLCGRAFRTVTLLRNHLNTHTGTRPHKCQDCDMAFVTSGELVRHRRYKHTFEKPFKCSMCDYASVEVSKLKRHIRSHTGERPFQCSLCSYASRDTYKLKRHMRTHSGEKPYECYICHARFTQSGTMKMHILQKHTENVAKFHCPHCDTVIARKSDLGVHLRKQHSFMEMGRKCRYCDAMFHERYALIQHQKSHKNEKRFKCDQCDYCCRQERHMIMHRRTHTGEKPYACSQCERTFRQKQLLDMHFKRYHDPNFIPTAFVCSKCGKTFTRRNTMLRHAENCNGENTGDENGTPPKKGRRGRKRKMRSRRDDDDDDTEPELDDIEEEEELLAEIEVEQEPPVVPVPAPVGPPAKRKRGRPPKAKPTPTAAIIRVEDETTGEVDDIIVKKEMKAEQASQEEEAVEDEEPAVEVEHAEGEPDSQVEESFQGEEVVQEVALSVTEAPPNGDLTPEMILSMMDR